The following proteins are co-located in the Gloeocapsa sp. PCC 7428 genome:
- a CDS encoding GUN4 domain-containing protein — MTDPTTAFDTNFDVSALALQLTTGSEKVQAQTIEKLATLGTAGEELLMKFLLQRQSHPPTWIDGKAYQVLYSAESPEAKHFLQTNFPTGIVQLNSEQGIDYTLLQKLLADQDFQAADRLTLQKLCELAGPAAVQRKWLYFTEVENFTTTDLQTVNKLWLIHSEGKFGFSVQREIWLGVGKNWEKLWPKIGWKSGNNWTRYPNEFTWNLSAPRGHLPLSNQLRGVRAMASLLAHPAWER; from the coding sequence ATGACTGATCCAACTACCGCTTTCGACACAAATTTCGACGTTTCTGCTTTAGCTTTGCAGTTAACCACAGGGTCGGAAAAAGTACAAGCGCAGACCATTGAGAAACTGGCTACGCTTGGTACTGCGGGTGAAGAACTGCTAATGAAATTTTTACTGCAACGCCAATCTCACCCACCTACCTGGATTGATGGTAAAGCTTACCAGGTTCTCTACAGCGCTGAATCTCCAGAAGCAAAACACTTTCTCCAAACAAATTTCCCGACTGGGATTGTACAACTCAATTCAGAGCAAGGTATTGACTACACTTTGTTGCAAAAACTATTAGCAGACCAAGATTTTCAGGCTGCCGATCGTCTTACGTTACAAAAGCTTTGCGAATTAGCAGGACCTGCTGCGGTTCAAAGAAAATGGTTATATTTTACCGAGGTAGAAAATTTTACCACTACTGACCTCCAAACCGTCAACAAGTTGTGGCTGATTCACTCTGAGGGCAAATTTGGTTTTTCAGTCCAACGCGAAATTTGGCTTGGTGTCGGCAAAAACTGGGAAAAGCTGTGGCCTAAAATCGGTTGGAAATCAGGCAATAACTGGACGCGCTATCCTAACGAGTTTACTTGGAATCTGAGCGCTCCTAGAGGTCATTTACCTTTATCCAATCAATTACGCGGCGTGCGGGCTATGGCATCGTTGCTAGCGCATCCAGCGTGGGAGCGTTGA
- a CDS encoding GAF domain-containing sensor histidine kinase, with product MEPERKITQELEQHLKVFSDLGSLETQTIPIFDAATQTAADFLEVPICVLGFLNQSSFQFRSAVGLSRLGLRSKIAQERQLSRQEAFVAHVVENHKILAIDDTLNFAPVFANSVLVQQYGIRAYLGAPLVNLSGQCLGAIAVMDLKPRNFTLRDMKFLELMACWSVSELERHQLLRGINPDNTYLAAPAEQVNAGSMVPTNSHVNSQPAATLTNTDDQITHTIPTEQENSEYLSTNQVKLELLSQLTQELRTPLTSVLGMASVVSREIYGPLTTKQKEYLEIIENSGRHLLTLVNEISELGTLDNNFAALNLTSVEIEMLCQQVISALSETARRREQQIDLSLEPGRSRIWILDKDKIKQLLYQLVFYITQVAATGSIIHIHVSHKSDGLHFAIWASHPWLEQGLTQAEPAICQILPFCAEQVAAVDSIQVQSSNGDRLSVLTPQVLNAGCTANLTEAEAAQSNSIVQKHNPLEGIYHSSNSLRLLLSCDLAKLHGGKINLQGTPESGYRYVVVLPELTASTKETI from the coding sequence GTGGAGCCTGAGAGAAAAATAACACAGGAACTAGAACAACATCTAAAAGTATTCTCTGATTTAGGTAGCTTAGAAACTCAAACAATTCCGATTTTTGATGCAGCTACTCAAACAGCCGCTGATTTTTTAGAAGTCCCGATTTGCGTTCTAGGATTTTTAAATCAGAGTAGTTTTCAGTTTAGATCAGCGGTCGGTTTGTCGCGACTAGGATTGAGAAGTAAAATTGCTCAAGAACGTCAACTCTCAAGACAAGAAGCTTTTGTGGCGCACGTGGTAGAAAACCACAAAATTTTGGCAATCGATGACACACTCAACTTCGCTCCGGTTTTTGCTAATAGTGTCTTAGTACAGCAATATGGTATCCGTGCCTATTTAGGCGCACCATTAGTGAATTTATCAGGACAATGCTTGGGTGCGATCGCTGTCATGGATCTCAAACCACGCAATTTTACGTTGCGAGACATGAAGTTTTTAGAACTCATGGCGTGCTGGAGTGTGAGTGAACTTGAGCGCCACCAATTGCTTAGGGGCATTAATCCTGATAATACTTATCTTGCGGCTCCTGCGGAACAAGTCAACGCTGGCAGCATGGTTCCAACTAACAGTCATGTAAATTCTCAGCCTGCTGCGACACTCACTAATACTGATGACCAAATAACGCACACCATACCTACTGAACAAGAAAACAGCGAATATCTTTCGACTAACCAAGTCAAACTTGAATTACTTTCACAGCTAACACAAGAATTACGCACACCGTTGACCTCAGTATTAGGAATGGCGAGTGTTGTCAGTCGCGAAATATATGGTCCTTTAACAACGAAGCAAAAGGAATACTTAGAAATTATCGAGAATAGCGGACGTCACTTGTTAACTTTAGTCAACGAAATTTCTGAGTTAGGAACGCTAGACAATAACTTTGCTGCACTGAATCTCACTTCTGTAGAGATAGAAATGTTATGTCAGCAAGTGATCAGCGCCTTATCAGAGACAGCGAGACGGCGCGAACAACAAATTGATTTATCTTTAGAACCAGGACGCAGCCGCATCTGGATTTTAGACAAAGACAAGATCAAGCAATTGTTATATCAGCTAGTATTTTATATTACTCAAGTTGCTGCGACTGGTAGCATAATTCATATTCATGTTTCACATAAAAGTGACGGATTGCACTTTGCTATCTGGGCGTCTCATCCTTGGCTAGAACAAGGTTTAACTCAAGCAGAACCCGCAATTTGTCAGATATTACCTTTTTGTGCTGAGCAAGTTGCCGCAGTTGATAGCATTCAGGTACAGTCATCAAATGGCGATCGCTTGTCTGTTCTCACCCCTCAAGTGTTAAATGCTGGATGTACCGCTAATTTAACGGAGGCAGAAGCGGCACAATCAAACTCAATTGTGCAAAAGCACAATCCTCTAGAAGGAATTTACCACTCTAGTAACAGTCTACGTTTGCTCTTAAGTTGCGACTTGGCAAAATTACATGGCGGAAAAATAAATCTTCAAGGAACGCCGGAATCAGGCTATCGTTATGTAGTTGTTCTACCTGAGCTTACGGCTTCTACAAAAGAAACTATTTAG
- a CDS encoding IctB family putative bicarbonate transporter, with protein MNAFWQQFTLTHVPLQDWRSGSYLHRSVVGILRSWRQSSLLMQWADEIAAVLLSLVFVLAPFVSSTLVGLLLAACGGFWLLITLTDLRDQAKLTPVHLIVLLYWGIATVATALSPVKTAAFVGWTKLTLYLLMFALAARVLRSPRIRSWMIAIYLHVALIVSVYGLRQWFFGATALATWVDPESPLSKTTRVYSYLGNPNLLAAYLLPAIALSAMAIFAWRGWIPKALALTMFLVNSICLVLTFSRGGWIGLLALAVTLLVLLVYWLSIQLPPFWRKWSLPILLAGMLSVLILAILFVEPVRDRVLSIFAGRGDSSNNFRINVWLAVIEMIRDRPILGIGPGNNAFNLVYPLYQQPKYTALSAYSVPLEIAVETGLIGLFCFLWLIVVLFSQGLTQLQRLRQQNTREGFWLIAAIAIMVGMLAHGTVDTVWYRPEVSTLWWLIVALIASYLHAPASQPTQINPATVTQQT; from the coding sequence ATGAATGCATTTTGGCAACAATTTACCTTAACTCATGTACCGCTGCAAGATTGGCGTAGCGGAAGTTACTTACACCGATCAGTAGTTGGGATATTACGTTCGTGGCGACAAAGTAGCTTGCTGATGCAGTGGGCGGATGAAATTGCAGCAGTACTTTTGAGCTTAGTATTTGTCTTAGCACCTTTTGTATCGAGTACGCTTGTCGGCTTACTTTTAGCTGCTTGTGGCGGTTTTTGGTTATTGATTACGCTTACCGATCTCCGCGATCAGGCTAAGTTAACTCCTGTCCACCTCATCGTTTTACTTTACTGGGGAATTGCAACTGTCGCGACTGCGTTATCACCAGTAAAAACCGCAGCTTTTGTTGGATGGACAAAGCTAACGCTGTATCTCTTAATGTTTGCTTTAGCTGCGAGAGTTCTGCGATCGCCGCGAATTCGGAGTTGGATGATTGCAATCTACTTACATGTAGCGCTCATCGTCAGCGTCTATGGGCTACGACAATGGTTTTTTGGCGCAACTGCACTCGCAACTTGGGTAGATCCTGAGTCACCTTTATCGAAAACAACTCGCGTTTACAGTTATCTAGGTAATCCTAATTTACTTGCAGCATATCTTTTACCCGCGATCGCCTTGAGTGCAATGGCAATTTTTGCTTGGCGCGGCTGGATTCCTAAAGCCCTAGCACTCACAATGTTTTTAGTCAATAGTATTTGTTTAGTCTTAACGTTTAGTCGCGGTGGCTGGATTGGTTTACTCGCGTTAGCTGTCACTTTATTAGTGTTGCTGGTGTATTGGTTGAGTATTCAACTACCACCCTTTTGGCGCAAGTGGTCATTGCCTATTTTATTGGCAGGGATGCTGAGTGTTTTAATACTAGCGATATTGTTTGTAGAGCCTGTACGCGATCGCGTCTTGAGTATTTTTGCAGGACGCGGCGACAGCAGCAACAACTTCCGCATCAACGTTTGGCTAGCTGTCATTGAGATGATTCGCGATCGCCCAATTTTAGGCATTGGTCCTGGCAATAATGCCTTTAACTTGGTTTATCCACTCTACCAGCAGCCTAAATATACTGCATTGAGTGCCTACTCTGTTCCTCTAGAAATTGCGGTAGAAACTGGTTTAATTGGTTTATTCTGTTTCTTGTGGTTAATTGTTGTCCTCTTTAGTCAAGGATTAACGCAGTTGCAGCGCTTACGTCAACAAAATACGCGAGAAGGATTTTGGTTAATAGCGGCGATCGCAATTATGGTAGGTATGCTAGCCCACGGAACTGTAGATACCGTTTGGTACCGACCCGAAGTGAGTACGTTATGGTGGTTGATCGTTGCTTTAATTGCGAGTTATCTTCATGCTCCCGCATCAC